One region of Corvus moneduloides isolate bCorMon1 chromosome 1, bCorMon1.pri, whole genome shotgun sequence genomic DNA includes:
- the TYMS gene encoding thymidylate synthase, whose translation MFGARARARCSGQPSLRGNSSVRDQRGWRWKRHCRDPRAREGEREREGEREREGGGRGRRWQWCRSAPPAPRRRLAGKPALAGSPGFGGLGGGAQPEPSAARGSRSPAVPSVPAVPAVLAVLAMPADGELLSAAARPEPGEQQYLQQVRHILQHGHRREDRTGTGTISVFGMQARYSLRDQFPLLTTKRVFWKGVLEELLWFIKGSTNAKELSAKGVKIWDANGSREFLDKQGFSTREEGDLGPVYGFQWRHFGAEYKDMHTDYSNQGVDQLQKVIETIKTNPDDRRIIMCAWNPKDISLMALPPCHALCQFYVLNGELSCQLYQRSGDMGLGVPFNIASYSLLTYMIAHVTGLKPGEFIHTLGDAHIYLNHVEPLKVQLQREPRPFPKLRILREIKDISDFKAEDFQIEDYNPHPPIKMEMAV comes from the exons ATGTTCGGAGCACGGGCTCGGGCCAGGTGCTCGGGCCAGCCCTCCCTCAGGGGGAACAGCTCCGTGCGGGACCAGCGCGGGTGGCGGTGGAAGCGGCACTGCCGAGACCCCCGGGCAcgggaaggggaaagggaaagggaaggggaaagggaaagggaagggggcGGGCGAgggaggaggtggcagtggtgccgctccgccccgcccgcccctcgGCGCCGCTTGGCGGGAAAGCCGGCTTTGGCGGGAAGTCCGGGCTTTGGCGGGCTCGGGGGAGGCGCGCAGCCGGAGCCCAGCGCTGCCCGCGGGAGCCGCTCGCCCGCCGTGCCCTCCGTGCCCGCCGTGCCCGCCGTGCTCGCCGTGCTCGCCATGCCCGCCGACGGGGAGCTGCTgagcgccgccgcccgccccgagCCCGGCGAGCAGCAGTACCTGCAGCAGGTGCGGCACATCCTGCAGCACGGCCACCGGCGGGAGGAtcgcaccggcaccggcaccatCTCCGTGTTCGGCATGCAGGCGCGGTACAGCCTGAGAG ATCAGTTTCCACTGCTCACAACGAAGAGGGTGTTCTGGAAGGgagtgctggaggagctgctgtggttcATCAAG GGTTCTACAAATGCCAAAGAGCTCTCCGCAAAAGGTGTGAAGATTTGGGATGCTAATGGGTCCCGTGAGTTTCTGGATAAGCAGGGTTTCAGCACCAGAGAGGAGGGTGATTTGGGACCAGTGTATGGTTTCCAGTGGAGGCATTTTGGAGCAGAATACAAAGATATGCACACAG ATTATTCCAACCAAGGAGTTGATCAGTTGCAAAAAGTGATTGAAACGATCAAAACCAATCCAGATGACAGAAGAATCATTATGTGTGCTTGGAATCCCAAAG ATATTTCCCTGATGGCTTTGCCTCCATGCCATGCCCTTTGCCAGTTCTATGTTCTGAATGGTGAATTGTCTTGCCAACTCTACCAGAGGTCTGGAGACATGGGACTAGGAGTGCCTTTCAATATTGCCAGCTATTCACTGCTCACGTACATGATAGCCCATGTCACAGGGCTGAAG cctggagagtTCATCCACACCTTAGGGGATGCTCACATATATCTGAACCATGTGGAACCTCTGAAAGTCCAA cttcagaGGGAGCCAAGACCTTTCCCCAAACTCAGAATTCTTCGTGAGATTAAAGACATCAGCGACTTTAAGGCAGAAGACTTTCAGATTGAAGATTATAATCCTCATCCACCTATTAAAATGGAGATGGCTGTCTAA